A stretch of DNA from Anopheles nili chromosome 2, idAnoNiliSN_F5_01, whole genome shotgun sequence:
CATCCGTCGGAAGGGGCGATAAAATGCTAAAAAACGCGTGAAGCACAAAAATCCCATCCTCCACACGGACAAGCGGAAACATTCATTTTGTGCTTTTATCGACCGGCAAGGCACCGAACACGAACGAATGGTTCATCCGTCAGCTGAAGGAAATCGGCTTCAATAAACCACGGTGCATCTTACCTCGATGCGTTGATGGGTGATGGAAGGTTTCGCTTTCGAACCACCGTGGATCTAGCGCACTACCATCGTTTATCACAGCCGCAACGGTCGCGGAATGGCACGCCAGGGTCAGCAGGAGAATGTGTAACAAGTGGCAAGCTCCACCGTTAGGATGCACCCAGGATCGAGGACGCATCATACTGGCAAGGATCGATGTCCGCTTTAGGCACACGGTTTGAGAGCCAGGTTCCGGTTTCAGATCAACGGTTACAGGCAAACGCATCCTGATAACGATTTCTACACACACAAGAGGGCACGAGTCACCCAAATATCACGTACGcgtatttgaagaaaaaacgcgaAGAGTTGGGTTTTTGCCACAAAACTCCACTTCACTTGTTCGGTGCCGGAAGTCGTCCCTCGAGGGGACCGTTGATAATTGTGCCACTCGTTGTGGCAACAAAACAGACTCGTATCTCTGCCCAAAATCGACACtcggtacacacacacacacaccggaaatGGCACTATCACTTTGTGGTGGGTTTGAGAGCCGACCAAACAGGGCACAAGAAATGGAAACACAAGCGATTAGGACTCGGGTTTAATCGAAATCACTCTCCGGCCGTTAGTATCACCACGTGCGTGCCAGCCGTTGGATCCAGAAACATGGACCGTGGAACGAGTGAAACCTCGCGCACATGTTGACGCGTCCTGCGCGTTCGACGAACGAATTGGTTCTGTTAGCGCCAACTTCACCACTCGTCGGTAAAATGGTTAGTGAAGGCGCGCGTGTTCACGATCCTACCGTGCTTTCCCGGGCATCGTGGTATGCGTTCGAGTGCAGGACGGACATTtgttggggtatttttttttttgttcgtttttggtAAATTTTGAATTGCGTGAGTTTTTGCGGAATGCTGTTTAAACTGTGGCTCAACGTGAGTTAATGTGGCTGCTGGGTTTGGGTGTTGCAAATGTTTTTAAGCAAAGGCGCGGGATGTTTTTCGGACATTCCTCAAATCGGCTCAAAGATGCGTTTGAATGAAGTGGGAAAAAATAGTAATTTATCAATTGTGTTCCAATTTGGTATCAAATACCAAAACTAACACTTCAAAATAACCTTAACTACctattaattattttcttaaccaacaatttgattgaaagttaaatttttattaaattataaaataaatgataaattaattaaactaaGTTTTTTAGGAGTTGCTTgctttgtttatgtttttgttgtatttaaaAATTGCCGTATATtttgttaagaaaaaaaaatcatagcctgttgaaaatttttaacCAAGCTTTAATTCGAAGATGGTCAAAcaatttgattgattgatacAGTTTTcaataattataaatttgtCTTTTTGCGTTTTGAAATTCAGATCATATTATGCCAACACATACTCataattctatttttttatctgcctCATTTTTATCTGCCTCTTGATTtctataaaaagaaaatattttcaaatgtcCATGCACAAACACATGGGCCTCGCCTCTATTTCAGCGTGCAGAAGTATGATTTGCAGGTTCCACCGGAATCTTATGCCCCCGAGCGTTCAATAAAGCGTCGGTATTTTCCCCCATCGATGAATTAATTCTCCACCATATTTACACCCCTTCACGTGcgcgtacacacatacacacactccgTCGTGAACACATTAGGGGGGTCAACATTATGCTGCTGTCGGGTTAGTCATGCCAGTGAGTGAGTCATGAATGTTTACGTCGAAATGTGGGAGGATTCAGTGACCtctcggggtgggttttcgtgTGACTGCCAAGTGCCGAAAAAACCCGTCCCCATGTAGGTCAAACGGGCGACAACAAGAGGGCAATATTACTACATACTACCGGGACCGGTGGGCTGATTGTACGATTGCCGTGATTTCCAGTCGAATCGGGAGAGGCCCATCGAATGAATCGTTTTCCGTTGGAGCGGGTCCTTGCGATGAGTAAGCACGTGAAGCTTGGCTCCGCAAGAGTTATCGTGCTGTTTTTCAAGTGCTGTTGCTAAACCAACACAAACCAGTTGTTCGCTCTCTTGAGATGAATTATTACTGATGCTAACCAGACATCGTGCCACAAACCAATGTGAAGGGGCCGGTGTCGCTGACTGGGGCATATAATAGATGCTTTATTATCGGTAGTGAGAACTTCGTACGAATGAATGTAAAACCGACCAGAACTGACTTTTCAACACGCTTTCCGTTTCGGATTTCATGGCCTACTCAGCCTCGTGCCTGCATTACATTTTAAACCTTGAAGATGAGATTCGACGATGATCGGTATCATCATATATATGCTAACGACGGATGACACTGAAAAATGTGTCCGCTAATCGGCGGCTAATTAGGGTCTAATGTAATTAAGATTATCAAAACACATGCAAGGTATGCCCAGAGGAATGCAATCTCGATAAAAGTTTCATGAGACAGCGAACCGTGAATTGTGCTCTTTTGCGGCAAATCGTGAGACGTCATCGAACTTGTCGACCTGATGGAACTGGAAGCGAAGTATAGCGCACAAAACAATGAAAGCTGTGCACGGCTGGTTTGTCCCATGGATTTCCAATAAGCTTCAAAGAAACCGGTCCTTTGTCCCGAGTCCGCGAGCAAGCcaatgttttattattgcgCTTCAATCCACGCTCCTGTCGTTGGTGATGAGCCACATGGTAGGACAAAGGACTctgaatggaaggaaaaaaaaacacaaaaagccGGACATGGAAATAATCATCCATTCATCTTCGTATCACACGGAGAAGAAGGCGTGTACACTGTGAAAAGGATGGAGCATTTTGCCAGGAACAGTAGCAGTAACGGCAAGTTGTTTGCCATCAATCCTACAAGCTGCGAGCCGTAAcgagaaaattgattttaaatacaaATCTCTCCGCTAAACGGCCCAAGATCGATCTGTGCGTGTTGCTACTCTGTGACACATGTAACAACAAATCGACGCAACAATTATCTGCATCCCGATTATTGTACGCAGTTGCTCATCAACCGTTATCAGCGCGTCAACGAGCAAGCCGAGCACGTGGTAGCAGGcagcgcaaaaagaaaaggacaaaCAGTTGCGTATTGCATGTGCATGCGTGTTGCATAATGTTTAACAACGGGTGCCGTTTCGTCAGCACCAAGTGGCCACGGCACGTTCACGCATTATCTCCCACCGGGCATCGGGCACCAGGCGTCAGTTGGAAGAGtcagagaaagaaacaaaatgaaaaaaaaaacgcctatCCAAGCgttgacaaacaaacaaacatacccCACAGGAACGCTGTTTGTTCCAACAGTGCGCCCAACAATGACGCGACTTTATCGGTGACTCGGCTTGGCGGGCTGGCGTTTTGTACAACGGTTCGTCCTCCGGGTTTGTCCGCAACATTGAAGGCGCCTGGGTTAAGTAAAAGCCCACTCACGCGCACTTATCACGTGCGAAGTTGACAGCGGGGTGCACCTGAGTGAGTCCTACACCGGCAGAGTGTCATAATCGTACCACCTTGACCCCGGCTAACCGCTGTTGGATCTCGAGCAGGTTAAGGGCTCGCGTTTCAATGACAACGCACCAACCGAAAACGCCACCAGCGACACAAACGCCCGCCAACGTCCAGAACGCCCAATCGAACCCAGCTGACACGATTAGTACCGCAAGCATCCGCTGGATGGCGCAATCGAACAAAACCGATGCGAGTACGCACACCGTCAGTCCGAATGGTTTAAGCTCATGAGCGAAGATCTCCATCACGATGGCCCATGCGACGGGCCCGAAACCGGCGTTGAACAGTGTCACGAATCCAACAACGGCCACGAGAGGGATCCACCGTAGTGGTCCCAGTGAAACCGTAGCATAATGACGCACGAGCAGGAAGTACGTCCCGAGAGCCGCCATCATGAGACCCATTCCGATGGCGGACGCGAGCAAGATTGGACGTCTCCCGGTACGATCGATGAACAATGGTGTCACGCAGCTTGCGAGGAACTGCAGCACACCTAGCACGATGGTGGCGTTGATGGATCCAAGAGATGCCCGAGCTTCGGCGAACAGACGCTCTCCGTTCGCAAGGATACTGTCGATACCAGTCCACTGCTGGAACAGCACCAATCCAAGTGCGATCAGCAGTGCTTTACGGTTAGATTTGACCGTTAGCAAACGGCGCAGGTGTTGCCAGGCTGGAACTGGAGCGTCATCCTGACCGGTGCGACCTTGGACGTACCGTTTGATCTCGTCCAGTTCGAGTTGGACTTCTTGCACGTTGTGAGCACCTCGCAAGAACACGAGCGTTTCCACGGCACGCTGGAGGTGTCCATTCTGCACGAGGTAGTGCGGTGTCTCGGGCATGTAAAGGAACAACGTTCCGAACAGGATCGGCACGACACAACACACAGCCTGCAACGCCAGATAGCTCACAAACGGACCGGTACAGTACACGAGCAGAATGCCTACGGTGATGCCAATCTGGATGAAGCATCCGAGCGTTCCCCGGTACGGATCACTCGCGATCTCACCGATGTACAGTGTGACAGCTAACAGCACGTACCCGTTGGCCAATCCAACTACCGATCGAGCGACGATCAGCAGTGAAATTGAACCGCTGATCATGAGCAACAACGAAGCGGCGATGTACAGCACACTGCTCAGTAACAGCGCCAACCGGGGTCCTTTGTGACGTGCGATCCAACAAGCCAACAGTGGTCCACCGAATCCACCGATCGTTAGTGCTGATTCAGCCCACAGCTGATCTCGTTCTGACAGCACGACCTGGAACGGGTTGTCTTTTAGAGATGGATCGGACAGCTTTTGGAACACCGGCGATGTCCACGCTATCCCGCAGCCTACGGACACCGTCGCTAGGTTCGCTGGGAAGAAACCAAGAACCACAAGGTCACCATTTTACTGCCTGAGAGTTGGCCACACACACTGGATGCACGGAAGTACCTGCGGCACCAGCCAGAAGTTCACAGTAGCGCCAATGCATGGTGATGCCCCGCAGTACGCTCGTTGGAACCGGAACTAAACGTGCGTTATCTGTGAACCGCGGGGGACGTTTTATATCGGTTGAGGTGAGCGTGAGCGTGCACACACATACCGGAACTAGGTGCGGCGGTGTACAGGTCAAACATTGCGCAGATTGTACGAAGTGTCTAACATGCGGGTTGGTGTTTGCAGAAATGCTCTAATCGATAGTGCGCGCTGGAGTGCTTCAAACTCGTCACAGACCGGGTTGTGACTATGCACGCATGGAGTGAAACGGTATTCAAATTTGCCTCCGATTTGTGACCGTGATTCATGCCACTATTGCAGGTGAGGTTCTTATAAATGGTGATTTAGGTGTTGCTGCTATTGCAGCTCTTCTTAACCTATCGACAGCTGAAAAAAAGAGCTTTTTACAAGCCatgcttttcattttaaaagcaATCATCTTAAATGTGACGTCTTATATGACGTTAATAACACACCCTTAAATTTTAGAGTCGAGAAAAGAAGTAGATCGTGTCGAGATGTGCTCAAATAAGTGTACATACTTTGCATTACCATTTCGTTCAATGCCATACAATGAAAAAGCACTTAGCAGAAGTTGCAATAAGGTAAATCAAAAGGTCAACACAGACTAATCACACAGAATCAACACAGAGTGGCGATTTCAGCGAAACAAATCCAGATCCAGCAGGCTCTCGAAGCTCAAGCCTCAGTCGCTTAAGTACACCGAACATTAATTGCCCCAAAGCGATTGCGATTAAAAGCATGTTTAGCGTCGAGAATCCTTGGCCGTAGAGTGCGACGGAACCCGGACGGGCCCAAATCCGAGAGGAATCGGAAATACACTCCAACAGGGTGGATTGCAATACTGCAAAAGATATTTATGGGTCCTTTCTAACGTGCCGAACCGTTTCCTTCGCCAAGTGTCACCATCGAGTGGGCTGTGTGATAATCGCCATTCGGCAGTAATCAACGCAAAATGCCGCCGTTACATTCCCGCCGACTGTGGCTTATCGTTTATTACGACCGGTGCAGTTTCGTTGAGCTGCGCCTGGATTTCCGGCAGGGTCATACCCTTCGTTTCGATCACGAACAGATACGTAAACAGGAAGGCACCTCCGGTGCAGATGGCAAACGTCCAAAACAGCCAGTGCGTGCCGATGGCCGTGTCCAGTGCTCTGAAGTAGAATAGGATGAAAAACGCCACGGTCCAGCACGTGCTGGAGACGATCGATGAAGCGATCGATTTTACGTTCGGTGCGAACATCTCACCCACGAGTAGCCATGCGACTGGACCGAAACCAAGACAGAATGATGCGGTGAATACGACCAGCGACACCACGGGTAGAAAGGCGAGTCGGTTGAGTGAAATGGACGCTCCGTGAGCTTCCAGATAGAAATATGTCCCGAGCGCAACTAGGGCACAGCACATGCCACCGGATGAGATCAAAAGGTACGGTCTACGTCCGAGTCGGTCCAGTGTCAGTACGGTGACCATGCTGGCCACAACCTGCACACATCCAATCGCGATGCTAGCCAGCTCAGGTGGCACGGATGAGCCCGTACTCGCGAAGATCGTCTGTGTGAAGAACTGTACCGGATTGATACCGgacagctgctgcagcactaTGACACCGGTGCAGATAAGCAGCGCACGTCGGTTCGCGTGGTCGCGTACCAGCTCCCGAAGCGTGCCCGGATTACGGATCGACTCCTCCACTGAGTTCTGGATGGCACTGAATTCGTCCTGCAACTCCTCGATGGGCTCTCCACGGAGGTACTCCAGCGAACGGGCTGCTTCACCGTAACGACCATGTGCGACGTAGAAGTGAGGTGTCTCAGGCATTTGGCTGAAAGCGAGACAGAACAACACCGGCACCGCTAGCAGCAGGTACTGCATGACGGCATAACTCACGTAGGGACCTGTTCCGTACACCAGCAGCATGCCGAGGGTCATGCACACCTGCAACAGCGATCCTAGCGAGCCGCGTCGCTTTGTCGTCGCGATTTCGCACACGTACAGCGGCGTGATGGCGAGCGCAAATCCGATCCCACAACCTTGTAGGAATCGCCCTACCAGGATCTGTGCCACGGTGCGTGTCGTTAGAAACAGGATGAATGCTACCGCGAACAGCAAACCACTGCCTAGAAGCGCCATCTTGCGACCGAACCGATGCGCAATGAATCCTGCCACTGGAGGTCCTGCGAACAGAGATCCAAGAGCTGCTGTACACTGGCGCCTGAGCAACGTGCAGTCTTCGTGACGTACCAACCAACGAGCCCAGGGCCAAGATTGATCCTATCCAGGAGAGTTCCTCAGCGGTCGGGATAAACCCCAGCGGGGAATGTTTCGGATGAGTGAGCTTCGACTCCACCGGAGACGTCCAGGCCATCGCACACCCAGTGCAGGTGATGGAGAGGTTCGCTGTGCGTGGAAAGATAGCAGCTCGGGATGCTTGAGCGGCGTCTGTTCGTCAGATATTCGTCAGAGCACACTTACCCAACACCGCCGCCAGGTATTGGCGTTTGTGGCGCAAAACTGCAACAGCGAAGATCCACATTACGATAACGGCGTGTTGAGACGCGTGATTGATGTCTTTCACGCTCAAGCAGCTCGTGTACCTTGTACACGAGCACTGTATGACAATCTAAGTGCGCACGATGACTCAACAATCGGATGTCAGTTATCACTTTAGATCGGATCCATCCACAGGGAGCTCACACCTGGTCTGGTGCCCACCACCGTGGCAGTGTGCTAATTGTAACGACAATGTAAGCCAATACTTTTGCACGTGTGAATCTAAGCGCTCACCTTCTCTAACGTCGTGATCGCGCGTCTAGCAAGGAACCCGCAGTACTATCTCGCGCGCACTATCGATCGGAGGATCTGCTCCAGCGTCCAGCTGCCGCGAGCTTCGGCCGTTAACTGACCCAGCCACGGTACGGCACTAGTTCATTACCGATTACCAATTACATGCAACCACTCTAGCGCTTAATCTCGGTTGCTTTGCACCGCCACCATCAGCCGTGGCCACCGATTGATCGTTTGTTTAgtattttttgtgcgtttttattCACTCAGGAtgtcacgaaaaaaaaactgttacGCCTTCCCCGCGGTCAAGCCGGTCTTGAGACAGATAACGTTACGGTCGCGGCGGCATCAGAAACCAGCTAGATCAGGCTGCATGGGGGGCTTTcg
This window harbors:
- the LOC128732172 gene encoding facilitated trehalose transporter Tret1-like codes for the protein MHWRYCELLAGAAANLATVSVGCGIAWTSPVFQKLSDPSLKDNPFQVVLSERDQLWAESALTIGGFGGPLLACWIARHKGPRLALLLSSVLYIAASLLLMISGSISLLIVARSVVGLANGYVLLAVTLYIGEIASDPYRGTLGCFIQIGITVGILLVYCTGPFVSYLALQAVCCVVPILFGTLFLYMPETPHYLVQNGHLQRAVETLVFLRGAHNVQEVQLELDEIKRYVQGRTGQDDAPVPAWQHLRRLLTVKSNRKALLIALGLVLFQQWTGIDSILANGERLFAEARASLGSINATIVLGVLQFLASCVTPLFIDRTGRRPILLASAIGMGLMMAALGTYFLLVRHYATVSLGPLRWIPLVAVVGFVTLFNAGFGPVAWAIVMEIFAHELKPFGLTVCVLASVLFDCAIQRMLAVLIVSAGFDWAFWTLAGVCVAGGVFGWCVVIETRALNLLEIQQRLAGVKVVRL
- the LOC128723723 gene encoding facilitated trehalose transporter Tret1-like, yielding MWIFAVAVLRHKRQYLAAVLANLSITCTGCAMAWTSPVESKLTHPKHSPLGFIPTAEELSWIGSILALGSLVGPPVAGFIAHRFGRKMALLGSGLLFAVAFILFLTTRTVAQILVGRFLQGCGIGFALAITPLYVCEIATTKRRGSLGSLLQVCMTLGMLLVYGTGPYVSYAVMQYLLLAVPVLFCLAFSQMPETPHFYVAHGRYGEAARSLEYLRGEPIEELQDEFSAIQNSVEESIRNPGTLRELVRDHANRRALLICTGVIVLQQLSGINPVQFFTQTIFASTGSSVPPELASIAIGCVQVVASMVTVLTLDRLGRRPYLLISSGGMCCALVALGTYFYLEAHGASISLNRLAFLPVVSLVVFTASFCLGFGPVAWLLVGEMFAPNVKSIASSIVSSTCWTVAFFILFYFRALDTAIGTHWLFWTFAICTGGAFLFTYLFVIETKGMTLPEIQAQLNETAPVVINDKPQSAGM